A single genomic interval of Spirosoma linguale DSM 74 harbors:
- a CDS encoding RagB/SusD domain protein (PFAM: RagB/SusD domain protein) — translation MKTTKSILLASALSVGLWLTSCNRQLDIKPVNSVATSQALTTADDLKALLVGAYDGLGGVNLYGGSLLRDAELLGTVPGTGDILWTGTYVGPQQIYTKNILVNNDQADVTWTNGYRTINICNTVLANLKLATTADQPRIEGEAKFIRGSVYFELVRLYGRDWSDGDPNANLGVPIVTTPTVDLNANSNVPRSTVAAVYTQALADLTDAEAKLPLANGFFATKGAAGAQLSRVYLQKADYTNAANAASRVITSGRYQLVDIESVFDTRESQSGINTAETIFAVQLTDQDGTNDLNTFYGSSDVGGRGDIEVTETFINQFEPNDLRSQLFYDDGGPIRTLKYVNQYGNIQVLRLAEMYLTRAEANFRMGTTVGDTPLNDINVIRARAGATPLTTAQLTLASILKERRLELAFEGTYIHDLRRTKTNVGTLPYNSPKLIFPIPLREITTNPALVQNAGY, via the coding sequence ATGAAAACGACTAAATCAATACTACTGGCGTCGGCGCTGTCGGTTGGCTTATGGCTGACTTCCTGCAACCGCCAATTGGACATTAAGCCGGTCAACTCGGTCGCTACCAGTCAGGCGCTGACGACAGCCGATGACCTGAAAGCCCTTCTCGTGGGTGCCTACGATGGGCTGGGCGGTGTTAACCTGTATGGCGGTAGTTTGCTCCGGGATGCCGAATTACTGGGTACGGTACCCGGTACCGGCGATATTCTCTGGACAGGCACGTATGTAGGGCCGCAGCAGATCTATACCAAGAACATACTGGTCAACAATGATCAGGCCGACGTAACCTGGACGAATGGTTATCGCACGATCAACATCTGCAATACCGTTCTGGCCAATTTGAAGCTGGCTACCACGGCCGATCAGCCTCGGATTGAGGGCGAAGCCAAGTTTATTCGGGGTTCCGTGTACTTTGAACTGGTCCGGCTTTATGGTCGTGACTGGAGTGATGGCGACCCGAATGCCAACCTCGGTGTACCTATCGTAACGACCCCAACGGTCGATCTGAACGCTAACTCAAACGTGCCGCGCAGTACGGTAGCGGCTGTATACACGCAGGCACTTGCCGATCTGACGGATGCAGAAGCTAAACTGCCGCTCGCCAATGGCTTCTTTGCCACGAAAGGGGCCGCCGGAGCGCAGTTGTCACGGGTGTATCTGCAAAAAGCAGATTACACGAATGCGGCTAATGCCGCCAGTCGGGTTATTACCAGCGGGCGCTATCAGTTAGTCGATATTGAAAGCGTGTTCGACACCCGGGAGTCCCAGAGCGGAATCAATACTGCCGAAACGATTTTCGCGGTTCAGCTGACCGACCAGGATGGAACCAACGACCTGAATACGTTCTACGGCTCCAGCGATGTAGGCGGTCGGGGTGATATTGAAGTTACCGAAACGTTCATTAATCAGTTTGAGCCAAATGACCTCCGGTCGCAGCTGTTCTACGACGATGGGGGCCCAATCCGGACGCTTAAATACGTGAATCAGTACGGTAACATTCAGGTACTGCGCCTGGCCGAAATGTATCTGACCCGCGCCGAAGCCAACTTCCGGATGGGTACAACGGTAGGGGATACCCCGCTGAATGATATCAACGTGATTCGGGCCCGTGCCGGTGCAACCCCATTGACAACGGCTCAGTTGACATTGGCGTCTATTCTGAAAGAACGTCGGCTTGAACTGGCCTTCGAAGGAACGTACATTCACGACCTTCGCCGGACCAAGACCAACGTGGGTACGTTGCCGTATAACTCGCCAAAATTGATCTTCCCGATTCCATTGCGGGAGATTACGACCAACCCCGCTCTGGTGCAGAATGCCGGGTATTAG